A genome region from Neptunomonas japonica JAMM 1380 includes the following:
- a CDS encoding cache domain-containing protein, protein MKIISDQKLIRLIKVAPVLVVGIFIVLLSTITIYNNHTKAKSDITSLRDNFMDLQKAVAKSQVNQVFQDIQFEKSQTKSTLKNDIKQRVHEAYAIAKNIYQQNKDKPEAEVTQLITDSLRRISFNGGRGYFFIYKTNGINVMHPLLPQMEGTSKWDLKDIRGRYIVREMGELVKTNGESFYHWWFVKPQNKNDEFEKIGFGKYFAPYDWFIGTGEYLIDVENDIKSRLLKRISNIRYGDNGYVFVIDYQGNYLSHFKKSLVGTNNLDGRGANGFPFVRKIIQTAQQGGDYVQYIGSVMPTTGQPAKKISYVKGITDWNWAIGTGVYIKEVENYLLKREAIVRGQNKDELQKILLLSFLATLILIVVLVYLSRSISKRFERFQQHISSNIDELQRTKDQLHHVAHHDALTQLPNRLLLKERITQGIERSKHSGTQFALMFVDLDDFKKINDLYGHSTGDELLQAVSHEFEHVLQAGDSIIRFGGDEFIFCFPELQDLRAAEKKVERIQSIFRNSFSIAGKVIHSSCSIGVTMYPDDGDDPEKLISKSDIVLYKSKARQKGGFLFFNTQINQQVHKDLQVESALRLALKNNEISVVYQPQILIQSGKIHGVEALVRWNSEQLGQISPVDFIGIAEDTGLIHEIGMFVLEQSLADISYFNTSQEHPIALSVNLSPRQLNAPQFVENLVTTVSQHDLDNQLITLEITESLLIEDLTYASPILQQLRDHGFNLSLDDFGTGYSSLSYLSNLPINEIKIDRSFVDKLLTSSESDNLVRAIIAIGESYRLTMVAEGVETAEQLAQLSNYHCHIAQGYYFDRPLSLTDLSHKYSAKISS, encoded by the coding sequence ATGAAAATAATATCCGATCAGAAACTTATACGTCTTATCAAAGTAGCTCCTGTTCTGGTCGTTGGGATTTTTATCGTATTGCTCAGTACTATCACCATTTACAATAATCATACGAAAGCAAAAAGTGATATCACCTCGCTACGCGATAACTTTATGGACCTTCAAAAAGCAGTCGCTAAAAGCCAGGTAAATCAAGTTTTTCAAGATATTCAGTTCGAAAAGAGCCAAACTAAAAGCACTCTTAAAAATGATATTAAGCAACGTGTTCATGAAGCCTATGCGATTGCTAAAAACATTTACCAACAAAATAAAGATAAGCCAGAAGCCGAAGTAACCCAGCTCATAACCGACAGCTTACGTCGAATATCCTTCAATGGTGGCCGCGGTTACTTCTTTATCTATAAAACCAATGGCATCAATGTGATGCATCCGCTACTTCCACAAATGGAAGGCACATCAAAGTGGGATTTAAAAGATATAAGAGGCCGTTATATCGTCCGAGAGATGGGGGAATTAGTCAAAACCAATGGCGAAAGCTTTTACCATTGGTGGTTTGTTAAGCCCCAAAATAAGAATGACGAATTCGAAAAGATTGGCTTTGGAAAGTACTTTGCTCCCTATGACTGGTTTATTGGTACAGGTGAGTACCTGATTGATGTTGAAAACGACATAAAGTCACGCCTCTTGAAAAGAATTAGTAATATCCGCTACGGTGATAATGGCTATGTTTTTGTCATTGATTACCAAGGTAACTATCTTTCACATTTCAAAAAGTCACTTGTAGGCACAAACAACCTCGATGGTAGAGGTGCGAATGGCTTTCCCTTCGTTAGAAAAATTATTCAAACAGCTCAGCAAGGTGGCGATTATGTTCAATACATCGGTTCAGTTATGCCTACTACAGGCCAACCTGCAAAAAAAATAAGTTATGTAAAAGGTATTACAGACTGGAATTGGGCTATTGGCACTGGCGTGTATATAAAAGAAGTCGAAAACTACTTATTGAAGCGAGAAGCCATTGTTCGCGGCCAAAATAAAGATGAACTACAAAAAATATTACTACTCAGTTTTTTAGCCACTCTGATTCTGATAGTCGTATTAGTCTATTTAAGTCGCAGTATTTCTAAAAGGTTTGAAAGGTTTCAACAACATATAAGCAGCAATATTGATGAATTGCAGCGCACCAAAGATCAACTTCACCATGTTGCCCACCATGACGCTCTTACTCAATTACCAAACCGCCTATTATTGAAAGAACGAATAACACAAGGCATAGAGCGCTCAAAACATAGTGGTACGCAGTTCGCGCTAATGTTTGTTGATCTTGATGATTTCAAGAAAATTAACGACCTTTATGGGCACTCCACCGGTGATGAACTACTCCAAGCGGTAAGTCATGAGTTTGAACACGTCTTACAAGCAGGCGACAGCATTATCCGATTTGGGGGTGATGAGTTTATTTTTTGCTTTCCTGAGTTACAAGACTTGCGAGCCGCTGAGAAAAAAGTAGAACGCATTCAGAGTATTTTTAGAAACTCATTCTCTATCGCAGGTAAAGTCATTCACTCCAGTTGTAGCATCGGTGTGACCATGTACCCCGATGACGGCGATGATCCAGAAAAACTCATTAGTAAATCCGATATCGTCTTGTACAAGTCTAAAGCACGACAAAAGGGAGGCTTTCTATTTTTTAACACGCAGATCAACCAACAAGTACATAAAGACCTACAAGTAGAATCGGCGCTGCGGTTAGCATTAAAAAACAACGAAATTAGCGTAGTTTACCAACCGCAAATTCTTATCCAAAGCGGTAAAATACATGGCGTGGAAGCACTCGTTCGCTGGAACAGTGAGCAACTAGGGCAGATTTCCCCCGTAGACTTTATTGGTATTGCTGAAGATACAGGACTCATTCACGAGATTGGCATGTTCGTGTTAGAGCAGTCTCTAGCAGATATAAGTTACTTCAATACCAGTCAAGAGCACCCCATTGCACTTTCTGTAAACCTGTCTCCACGACAGTTAAATGCCCCCCAATTCGTGGAAAATCTCGTTACAACTGTATCCCAGCATGACTTAGATAACCAACTGATTACCTTAGAAATAACAGAGAGCCTTCTCATTGAAGACTTAACCTATGCATCTCCAATATTGCAACAGTTAAGAGACCATGGGTTTAACCTATCCCTCGATGATTTTGGTACCGGGTATTCATCACTGAGCTATTTAAGCAACTTACCTATAAATGAAATAAAAATAGATCGTTCATTTGTTGATAAATTATTAACCAGTAGTGAGAGCGATAACTTGGTAAGAGCCATCATTGCTATTGGGGAATCATACCGTCTCACTATGGTAGCGGAAGGTGTGGAAACAGCAGAGCAACTGGCACAACTGAGCAATTATCACTGCCACATTGCTCAGGGATACTATTTTGATAGGCCGCTATCTTTAACAGATTTATCCCACAAATACAGCGCAAAGATAAGTAGCTAA
- a CDS encoding amino acid ABC transporter ATP-binding/permease protein, which translates to MPRLVARYFSLLWEERSMAVIGLLLAAITAIAGIALLAVSGWFISATALAGLSIAGAHSFNYFAPGAIVRGLSITRTVGRYGERVTTHEATLRVISKLRAELFKTIASKNWQENPLNSHDTSSRLLEDIKHAEALYLSALVPGFVMLLCSLLYLFTMAIFLPNSGIWLVPLVLTSILFMPWLYLRKVLAPQDKLHRERNQQWSTASSIFNNLRLLTLHQRLEKVGTALLDQASIADATEKQTSLARETVLSINQVILAILSLVVLWQGLLALSADQIEGSQLFMLLLLTLGTQEIMLNGTSALANFGLGYAALERIESLSPSHNQPKNEDKARQSVDTEEVSVKISNLSYYYPQQTSAVISQFSGTLTAPHWYWLTAPSGHGKTTLQHLITGQLMPHTGNISIHGCHAEQINSMPQKIDLLRGTVRYNLCLHQIHTDEALIEVLTLVELDDWLQQLPDGLNTWLGHGERMLSGGELKRLGIARLLLQDSRILLLDEPTAGIDQPRAARILNKLHQHWTGKLVVINSHDSSLMSNSDKVFNF; encoded by the coding sequence ATGCCTAGGTTAGTCGCACGTTATTTCAGCTTATTGTGGGAAGAACGCTCAATGGCCGTTATCGGACTATTACTAGCGGCTATCACTGCTATCGCAGGAATTGCGCTGCTAGCAGTATCCGGTTGGTTTATTAGCGCCACAGCATTAGCAGGATTAAGTATCGCAGGAGCACACAGCTTTAACTACTTTGCCCCAGGCGCTATCGTTAGGGGGCTATCAATAACACGTACCGTGGGCCGTTATGGAGAACGAGTTACGACTCACGAAGCAACGTTACGTGTAATATCCAAGCTTAGAGCAGAGCTGTTCAAGACGATAGCCAGTAAAAACTGGCAAGAAAACCCACTCAATAGCCACGATACCAGCAGCCGTTTATTAGAAGATATTAAACATGCCGAGGCACTGTATTTATCAGCTCTCGTTCCCGGCTTTGTGATGCTTCTATGTAGCCTGTTGTATCTTTTCACCATGGCTATTTTTTTACCTAATAGCGGCATTTGGTTAGTGCCATTAGTACTCACCTCAATCTTATTCATGCCTTGGCTGTACCTGCGTAAAGTACTGGCACCGCAAGACAAACTCCATAGAGAGCGCAACCAACAATGGAGCACTGCCAGCTCTATATTCAATAACCTACGCTTACTCACCCTACATCAACGTCTTGAAAAGGTTGGCACTGCACTATTGGATCAAGCAAGTATTGCCGATGCTACCGAAAAACAAACCAGTCTTGCCCGAGAAACCGTACTTTCAATCAACCAAGTAATACTGGCCATTCTCTCGCTCGTTGTTCTCTGGCAAGGCCTGCTCGCTTTATCAGCAGATCAGATTGAAGGCTCGCAATTATTTATGTTGCTGTTACTGACACTAGGCACACAAGAAATAATGTTAAACGGCACCAGTGCATTGGCAAACTTTGGGTTAGGGTACGCCGCATTAGAAAGAATTGAGAGCCTTTCGCCCTCTCACAACCAGCCTAAGAATGAAGACAAGGCTAGACAATCTGTTGATACCGAAGAGGTTTCAGTAAAAATATCTAACCTAAGTTACTACTACCCTCAACAAACATCAGCAGTCATTTCTCAGTTCAGCGGCACTTTAACTGCTCCCCATTGGTACTGGCTAACAGCACCCAGTGGACATGGAAAAACAACATTGCAGCATTTGATAACAGGCCAACTCATGCCTCACACTGGGAATATAAGTATTCACGGCTGCCATGCCGAGCAAATCAACAGCATGCCTCAGAAAATCGACCTGCTACGTGGCACTGTACGATATAACCTCTGCTTGCACCAAATACATACTGATGAAGCCCTTATTGAAGTATTAACGCTGGTCGAATTAGATGATTGGCTACAACAGCTACCTGACGGGCTCAATACCTGGCTTGGCCATGGCGAGCGCATGCTATCAGGAGGGGAATTAAAACGGCTCGGCATTGCACGACTGTTGCTCCAAGATAGCCGTATATTATTGCTGGACGAACCTACGGCAGGTATTGACCAGCCACGCGCAGCACGCATACTCAACAAACTTCATCAGCACTGGACAGGAAAGCTTGTCGTCATCAACAGCCATGACTCATCACTAATGAGCAACTCGGACAAAGTTTTTAACTTTTAA
- a CDS encoding TIGR01620 family protein: MSKRTEWKEPVLIDPDKLQSHTDKEQETPKAQEIPLQSVSVVTEDNNDTLQTDKQPRTDKKRSRWTTVFTASIILLLSAGVIGEIYRLINWGFVIHPALGITFSALTGVTIISGLFWIWQGLKGLRQLKKTEELHTQAEALRGQKTHGQAQPLLKKLDAYYENTPINKSFKEAVRQVDSAYNDGEIISYISQHALQEQDEAAHQCVHRYSVQSGIMVALSPYATFDMWLVGWRNLKMLREITNIYGISAGATTQWSLLKKVLHNIAFAGLSEMTIHASSHILGSSLTSTISARAGQGIGAGLFTARSGLQAIKLCRPLPQEPSEQLQLASVTQSILRNIK, encoded by the coding sequence ATGAGCAAGCGAACAGAATGGAAAGAGCCTGTATTAATCGATCCAGACAAACTGCAAAGTCACACAGACAAAGAACAGGAAACACCCAAGGCACAAGAGATTCCTCTGCAATCAGTATCAGTGGTAACAGAAGACAACAACGACACTCTGCAGACTGACAAGCAACCCCGTACAGATAAAAAACGCAGCCGCTGGACAACGGTCTTTACGGCATCCATTATCCTGTTGTTATCGGCAGGTGTTATTGGTGAAATATATCGCCTTATTAACTGGGGGTTCGTTATACACCCGGCACTGGGTATCACCTTTAGCGCATTAACCGGAGTAACCATTATCAGTGGTCTATTCTGGATATGGCAGGGTTTGAAAGGACTACGTCAACTCAAAAAAACCGAAGAGTTACATACTCAAGCAGAAGCCTTGCGAGGTCAAAAAACTCATGGGCAAGCCCAGCCCTTACTCAAGAAGTTAGATGCATATTACGAAAACACACCGATTAATAAATCCTTTAAAGAGGCCGTTCGACAAGTAGATTCCGCTTACAATGATGGCGAAATTATCAGCTATATCTCCCAACATGCGCTACAAGAGCAAGATGAGGCTGCCCATCAATGCGTTCACCGCTACAGCGTACAGTCAGGCATCATGGTAGCGCTAAGTCCCTACGCAACATTTGATATGTGGCTAGTTGGTTGGCGGAACCTTAAGATGCTACGCGAAATAACAAATATTTATGGAATCTCAGCCGGAGCGACAACACAGTGGAGTTTACTAAAAAAAGTATTACATAACATTGCTTTTGCTGGCTTGAGTGAGATGACGATACACGCCAGTTCGCACATATTAGGAAGCTCGCTAACCTCCACTATTTCGGCAAGAGCAGGACAAGGAATAGGCGCGGGCTTGTTCACCGCTCGGTCGGGTTTACAGGCCATAAAGCTGTGTCGCCCTCTTCCACAAGAGCCGAGTGAGCAACTGCAACTAGCCTCCGTGACGCAATCCATTCTCCGTAATATCAAATAA
- a CDS encoding YcjX family protein — MGLGSKLKNLIGEELLDDIQHQLKEVATQGLDKHLKIAVTGLSRSGKTVFITSLVHHLLEAGQSRSLPFFDVASEQRIISVKNLSSSSNSPFPLEQSIQALGQEPPSWPESTTGLSEVKLAIKYKPASRLKRLVNDTATLYLDIIDYPGEWLLDLPLLHLNFEQWCNKQQKLFLLEPRATLAKNWVTAQNTIDWCAPADKQLLSVLSDEYTKLLHLLRNNENALSMIQPGRCVLPGDLASSPLLQLFPVLHPPSDLESIPEGSMYQLLEQRYEAYREEIVKRFYREHFSRFDRQVVLVDCLKALNHGKPCFDDMKLALTDILQSFNYGSSGFLRRLFSPRIDKVLFASSKADHVTSNQHHNLDKFLELIIQDAQREIRFEGIDTRCMALASIRSTEAAEAVLDGQTISCLKGINKQTGETIALFPGEVPTELPTELDWNSSRFRFLDFAPQKLPQTDLKPAHHIRLDQALEYLTGDIF, encoded by the coding sequence ATGGGTTTGGGCTCCAAGTTAAAAAACCTTATTGGTGAAGAACTACTGGATGATATCCAGCATCAACTTAAAGAAGTCGCCACCCAAGGCCTAGACAAGCATTTAAAAATTGCCGTAACAGGGCTTAGCCGTAGTGGTAAGACCGTCTTTATTACCTCGTTGGTTCATCACTTATTGGAGGCGGGCCAAAGCCGCTCTTTACCTTTTTTTGACGTCGCCAGTGAACAGCGAATTATCAGCGTTAAAAACCTCAGCAGTTCATCAAATAGCCCTTTTCCTTTAGAACAATCTATTCAAGCATTAGGGCAGGAACCTCCCAGCTGGCCAGAATCGACAACAGGCTTATCTGAAGTAAAGCTCGCTATAAAATACAAACCCGCTAGCCGCCTGAAACGCTTAGTAAACGATACGGCCACCTTGTATCTCGACATTATTGATTACCCCGGAGAGTGGTTACTAGACCTTCCATTACTTCACTTAAACTTTGAGCAGTGGTGCAATAAGCAGCAAAAACTATTCTTGCTGGAGCCTAGAGCAACGCTGGCTAAAAACTGGGTAACGGCACAAAATACGATCGACTGGTGCGCTCCTGCTGATAAGCAGCTGCTGTCTGTTTTGAGTGACGAGTACACTAAGCTTTTGCACCTACTGCGCAATAATGAGAACGCATTAAGTATGATCCAGCCGGGGCGCTGCGTTTTACCAGGTGATTTAGCATCTAGCCCCTTATTGCAGCTATTTCCGGTCTTGCACCCTCCAAGCGACCTGGAGAGCATTCCCGAAGGGTCGATGTATCAGCTATTAGAGCAACGTTACGAAGCTTATCGAGAGGAGATCGTTAAACGTTTTTATCGCGAGCACTTCTCTCGCTTTGACCGACAAGTCGTTCTCGTGGATTGCCTCAAAGCATTAAATCATGGCAAGCCATGCTTCGATGACATGAAACTCGCACTCACCGATATACTTCAAAGCTTCAACTATGGATCCTCAGGCTTCTTACGTCGACTCTTCAGCCCACGTATTGATAAAGTCCTTTTTGCTTCCTCTAAAGCGGATCATGTAACATCAAATCAACACCATAATTTAGACAAATTTCTTGAGTTAATCATTCAAGATGCTCAACGTGAGATTCGCTTTGAAGGTATAGATACCCGCTGCATGGCGCTCGCATCGATCCGCTCAACTGAAGCCGCTGAAGCCGTACTCGATGGCCAAACCATTTCCTGTTTGAAAGGAATCAACAAACAAACAGGTGAAACAATAGCCCTTTTCCCTGGCGAAGTACCGACTGAACTACCTACTGAGCTCGACTGGAATAGCAGCCGCTTCCGCTTTCTCGACTTTGCCCCTCAAAAGCTCCCACAAACTGATTTAAAACCTGCGCACCATATCCGTTTAGACCAAGCACTAGAGTACTTAACAGGAGATATATTCTGA
- a CDS encoding response regulator transcription factor, whose translation MSNVLLIVDDSRVSRMILSKVFQSLVSDWIIIEAPNGQEAITLASEHQPSLVIMDLNMPVLNGLEAALIMKPQMATSTIIILTADIQASNKAKVNDLGVHFVEKPITEAVVQQALSFWRAEHD comes from the coding sequence ATGAGCAACGTTTTACTGATTGTAGACGATAGCCGCGTCTCAAGAATGATACTTTCTAAAGTGTTCCAATCGCTGGTATCAGACTGGATTATTATCGAAGCACCAAATGGTCAGGAAGCCATTACTTTAGCCTCTGAGCACCAGCCATCATTAGTCATCATGGACCTTAATATGCCTGTACTAAACGGACTTGAGGCAGCATTAATAATGAAACCACAAATGGCGACATCAACCATCATCATTCTGACAGCGGATATCCAAGCGTCTAATAAAGCCAAAGTTAACGACCTAGGCGTCCACTTCGTTGAAAAACCGATTACTGAGGCCGTTGTACAACAAGCATTATCATTTTGGAGAGCCGAGCATGACTGA
- a CDS encoding PAS domain-containing methyl-accepting chemotaxis protein, producing the protein MASIERKFSNDVRLISTTDLRGNIIYANPEFCNVSGYTSEELIGQPHSMVRHPDMPPAAFSDLWSHLNSDQPWMGMVKNLCKNKEYYWVQAYVMPLFDINGQKVGYQSVRTRPSDEMIAHAESVYAKINNNPNIKIQRVNTANKLTIVTSILAALLVITHFLPIATFLQHSLIIALALVLIASITWLTAPFRKVLSLTDEVYNNKLAQWVMTDNMNESGAVELSLLMMRARLRTVIGRVEDSINTLADVMQHTNESIDQTTSGIQQQDQESDMLATAANQMSSTAHQVAKNTAQTSEATQKTAALARAGKSKVEEMVSGIQLLVEDVQNASHASLELKKEAISIEDVVNIINGIADQTNLLALNAAIEAARAGEQGRGFSVVADEVRVLAQRTQQSTSEIRQTVESIQDKVDLTAQAMERCHRHAATNIQCAEEAGDAFQKANLAMIEITDRSTQVAAASEEQSAVSEEVSRNIQNIRNISSHNLSAAGKTADASKDLNELILDLKSTVKAF; encoded by the coding sequence ATGGCTAGCATTGAACGTAAATTTTCCAACGATGTAAGGTTAATTTCAACAACCGATTTACGTGGAAATATCATTTATGCCAACCCCGAGTTTTGTAACGTTTCAGGTTACACATCTGAAGAGTTAATAGGCCAACCCCACAGTATGGTAAGACACCCAGATATGCCACCTGCTGCTTTTTCAGATCTATGGAGCCACCTAAACAGTGATCAGCCATGGATGGGCATGGTTAAGAATCTTTGTAAAAATAAAGAGTATTATTGGGTGCAAGCCTACGTCATGCCGCTTTTTGATATCAACGGTCAAAAAGTTGGTTATCAGTCGGTACGCACACGTCCAAGCGATGAGATGATTGCGCACGCTGAAAGCGTGTATGCCAAAATAAACAACAATCCTAATATCAAAATACAGCGCGTCAATACAGCTAATAAGCTCACTATTGTTACAAGTATCTTAGCAGCTCTATTAGTCATTACTCACTTCTTGCCTATCGCTACATTCTTACAACATTCTCTGATCATAGCTCTCGCATTAGTATTAATCGCAAGTATTACTTGGCTAACAGCACCTTTCAGGAAAGTATTATCCCTCACCGACGAAGTGTATAACAATAAACTTGCTCAATGGGTAATGACAGACAATATGAATGAGTCTGGAGCGGTAGAGCTATCACTATTAATGATGAGAGCCCGATTAAGAACCGTGATAGGAAGAGTAGAAGACAGTATTAATACGCTAGCAGATGTCATGCAGCATACTAATGAATCCATCGACCAAACAACATCAGGTATTCAACAGCAAGATCAAGAAAGCGATATGCTAGCGACGGCCGCCAACCAGATGTCGTCAACTGCTCATCAGGTTGCCAAAAATACAGCGCAAACATCAGAAGCAACTCAAAAAACAGCAGCACTGGCGAGAGCCGGAAAAAGCAAAGTGGAAGAAATGGTATCGGGTATTCAACTACTTGTAGAAGATGTGCAGAACGCTAGCCATGCATCTTTGGAACTGAAGAAAGAAGCAATCTCAATTGAAGATGTTGTCAACATCATTAACGGCATTGCTGACCAAACCAATTTATTAGCACTTAATGCCGCCATTGAAGCGGCACGAGCAGGCGAGCAAGGACGAGGCTTCTCTGTTGTCGCAGATGAAGTTCGTGTACTGGCACAACGCACTCAACAATCAACAAGTGAAATAAGACAAACCGTTGAATCAATCCAAGACAAAGTAGACCTTACTGCACAAGCAATGGAGCGCTGTCACCGGCATGCAGCTACCAATATTCAATGCGCTGAAGAAGCTGGTGATGCTTTTCAAAAAGCCAACCTCGCCATGATCGAAATTACTGATAGAAGCACTCAAGTTGCAGCTGCCTCAGAAGAACAAAGCGCAGTTTCAGAAGAAGTCAGCCGAAATATTCAAAATATCAGAAACATTTCGTCTCATAACCTATCTGCTGCGGGTAAAACTGCCGACGCATCTAAAGACTTAAATGAACTCATATTGGACCTCAAGTCTACTGTCAAAGCGTTCTAA
- a CDS encoding DUF3087 family protein, which yields MQLEDINKARYNKHIKITFIAICIFMLAVSLTISSLFIHFWGGPEGENLHWNIAGVVIAALLLAKILITYKQHPFLYEAVYMRKVKAELNRIYRKQRQIKAAAAEGDARAMAILDFSYRASRHVFELDNNTITLDDLTKNQNDLLTLQQKFNIEDLEPYQAEWVKEY from the coding sequence ATGCAGCTGGAAGATATTAATAAGGCCCGCTATAACAAGCATATAAAAATCACATTTATTGCTATCTGTATTTTCATGCTAGCCGTCTCGTTAACAATATCTTCCTTATTCATCCACTTTTGGGGAGGCCCTGAAGGCGAAAATCTGCATTGGAATATTGCGGGAGTGGTCATCGCAGCTCTTTTACTTGCGAAAATACTTATTACTTATAAACAGCACCCGTTTCTTTACGAAGCGGTGTATATGCGTAAAGTAAAAGCTGAGCTAAACCGAATCTACCGAAAGCAGCGCCAAATTAAGGCCGCTGCAGCCGAAGGCGATGCTCGCGCCATGGCAATTTTAGACTTCAGTTACCGTGCCTCTAGGCATGTTTTTGAATTAGACAACAACACCATCACACTCGATGACCTCACTAAAAATCAGAATGATTTGCTAACATTGCAACAGAAATTCAATATCGAAGATTTAGAACCTTATCAAGCCGAATGGGTTAAAGAATATTAA
- a CDS encoding sensor domain-containing diguanylate cyclase, translated as MKLYKEVLENLNAGVLVVDQNLSIVFVNRWFKKALKMSPTDILDRSFIELFPETNDSRLHFAIADALVNHLSSLLSPSLNHRPFPLYKGQHKVEPIEQLIRILPIPFDETQICCMIEITDVSNMVKREKALSNLTKRFSNLALTDELTNIANRRQFNITLDKEIHLATRDKKPLSLIFLDIDFFKSYNDSLGHLAGDNCLITVVNTLLQRIRRGSDQISRYGGDEFCIILPDTNIQTAVDTAESLRAIIYALDMPHPKNEIASCVTITIGAACWDEFNNESASSFILRADSTLYRAKQSGRNSVLGHYNDTWITPSPIT; from the coding sequence ATGAAGCTGTACAAAGAAGTCTTAGAAAACCTCAATGCAGGCGTGCTAGTTGTCGATCAAAACCTTTCAATAGTTTTTGTGAACCGCTGGTTCAAGAAAGCACTCAAGATGTCGCCAACGGATATTCTTGATCGATCATTTATTGAGCTCTTCCCTGAAACCAATGATAGCCGGCTCCATTTTGCGATTGCTGACGCCCTTGTGAATCATCTTTCCTCTTTATTATCTCCCAGCCTGAACCACCGCCCTTTTCCTCTTTATAAAGGGCAACACAAGGTAGAACCCATAGAGCAACTTATTCGCATTCTTCCCATTCCATTTGATGAGACTCAAATCTGCTGCATGATTGAAATTACAGATGTTAGCAACATGGTGAAGCGAGAAAAAGCGCTGAGCAATCTCACCAAAAGATTTAGTAACCTTGCTTTAACCGATGAACTCACCAATATCGCTAACCGCCGACAATTTAATATTACACTGGATAAAGAGATCCACCTTGCCACCAGGGATAAAAAACCCTTATCACTTATTTTTTTAGATATTGATTTCTTTAAGTCATATAACGACTCATTAGGGCATTTAGCAGGAGACAACTGCTTAATTACCGTCGTCAACACGTTACTACAACGAATACGCCGCGGCAGTGATCAAATATCTCGCTATGGTGGAGATGAATTTTGTATTATTCTGCCTGATACCAATATTCAAACGGCAGTAGATACGGCAGAAAGCTTACGTGCAATAATCTACGCATTAGACATGCCTCACCCCAAAAATGAGATCGCCTCTTGTGTCACCATAACCATTGGTGCGGCCTGCTGGGATGAGTTCAATAATGAGAGTGCTTCCAGCTTTATTTTACGTGCTGATAGTACGCTGTACAGAGCGAAACAGTCAGGCCGCAACAGTGTTTTAGGGCATTACAATGATACTTGGATAACACCCTCGCCTATTACGTGA